From one bacterium HR17 genomic stretch:
- the comB gene encoding putative 2-phosphosulfolactate phosphatase, giving the protein MPQVHITVGDEGCQTANRLRAIAIVVDALRASATIATLLGCGVGEVWVVAEVDDAWQLKRQMADALLVGERGSVKVDGFDFSNSPTEIAAAAERLRGRRVVFTSTTGAKRLLACRQAQAVLVGTTVNATAVAQVARVLAERFTAPIVIVAAGVVGRGVEWATEDIAAAWHITDRIGLPVGQAPDRPEGDLIAVFGASLHGRELLALGLDSDVRWCAQTDIVTAVPRVAAFVGKAARVVAN; this is encoded by the coding sequence ATGCCTCAGGTGCACATCACTGTCGGCGACGAAGGGTGTCAAACTGCCAACAGGCTGCGGGCAATCGCCATCGTCGTGGACGCACTGCGGGCGAGCGCCACCATCGCAACGCTGTTGGGGTGCGGCGTCGGTGAAGTCTGGGTCGTCGCCGAAGTGGACGACGCGTGGCAGTTGAAACGGCAAATGGCTGATGCATTGTTGGTCGGCGAACGCGGCAGCGTAAAGGTGGATGGGTTTGACTTCAGCAACAGCCCGACGGAAATCGCGGCGGCAGCAGAGCGCCTGCGCGGTCGGCGCGTCGTGTTCACTTCCACGACAGGTGCCAAGCGCCTTTTGGCATGTCGGCAAGCGCAGGCAGTGTTGGTCGGCACGACGGTGAACGCGACGGCGGTTGCGCAGGTTGCCCGCGTCTTGGCGGAGAGGTTCACGGCACCCATCGTCATCGTTGCAGCGGGCGTCGTCGGGCGTGGAGTGGAGTGGGCGACGGAAGACATCGCAGCGGCATGGCACATCACAGACCGCATCGGGCTACCCGTCGGGCAAGCGCCAGACCGCCCCGAAGGCGATTTGATAGCCGTTTTTGGTGCGAGTTTACACGGGCGTGAGTTGTTGGCGCTGGGGTTGGACAGCGATGTGCGGTGGTGCGCTCAGACCGACATCGTCACAGCGGTGCCCCGCGTCGCAGCGTTTGTGGGCAAAGCGGCGCGCGTGGTGGCGAACTAA
- the dgoD_2 gene encoding D-galactonate dehydratase — protein MKITGVEVVQAGIYLLVKVATDEGVAGWGEGLPDHFRSVAAVIDESRRFLIGQDPLQVEHLWQTLFRGFFWKGGPIHCSAVSAIEMALWDIKGKVLGVPVYELLGGKVRERIRLYAHIGGATLDELKRSAERRLQQGFTAVKFCPVDPTRPLEGPALIRKAAERVKAVRDIVGWDNDVLLDLHGRTTPAVALLLAEEVAPYKPMWIEEPCQPLNVEALAEVAQKSPVPVATGERLCTRWQFREVLEKRAAAVLQPDPCVCGGIFELRKIAAMAEAYYVGVAPHNPYGPINTAAALQLAACIPNFVIQEHITLGEGYLRQPFEQVNGYVPVPEGVGLCAEPDEAQIAALPHSYREPPLVHYEDGAVGDW, from the coding sequence GTGAAAATCACGGGTGTCGAGGTCGTGCAAGCGGGCATTTATTTGCTCGTCAAAGTGGCGACGGACGAAGGCGTCGCCGGGTGGGGCGAAGGGTTGCCCGACCACTTTCGGTCGGTTGCCGCTGTCATTGACGAGAGCCGTCGTTTTCTCATCGGGCAAGACCCGCTGCAGGTGGAGCACTTGTGGCAAACGCTCTTTCGGGGGTTTTTCTGGAAAGGCGGTCCCATCCATTGCTCGGCGGTCAGCGCCATTGAGATGGCGCTGTGGGACATCAAGGGCAAAGTGTTGGGTGTGCCTGTTTATGAGTTGCTGGGCGGTAAGGTGCGCGAGCGTATCCGTCTTTACGCCCACATCGGCGGTGCGACGCTGGACGAGTTAAAGCGCAGCGCGGAACGCCGATTGCAGCAAGGGTTCACCGCTGTCAAGTTTTGCCCCGTTGACCCCACCCGTCCGTTGGAAGGTCCAGCGCTCATTCGCAAAGCGGCAGAACGCGTGAAGGCGGTGCGGGACATCGTCGGTTGGGACAACGATGTTTTGCTGGATCTACATGGGCGGACGACACCGGCAGTTGCGCTGCTGTTGGCGGAAGAGGTGGCGCCTTACAAGCCGATGTGGATTGAAGAGCCGTGTCAACCGCTGAATGTGGAAGCGCTAGCGGAAGTGGCGCAAAAGTCGCCCGTGCCCGTCGCGACGGGAGAGCGGCTGTGCACCCGTTGGCAATTTCGGGAAGTGTTGGAAAAACGAGCGGCGGCGGTGCTGCAACCTGACCCGTGCGTGTGCGGGGGCATCTTCGAGTTGCGCAAGATTGCAGCGATGGCAGAAGCCTACTATGTCGGCGTCGCCCCGCATAACCCCTACGGTCCCATCAACACGGCGGCGGCGCTGCAACTGGCGGCGTGCATCCCCAACTTCGTTATCCAAGAGCACATCACTTTGGGCGAGGGTTATTTGCGGCAACCCTTTGAGCAAGTCAACGGTTATGTACCCGTGCCTGAAGGCGTCGGGTTGTGCGCGGAGCCCGATGAGGCACAAATCGCGGCGTTGCCTCACAGTTACCGCGAGCCGCCGCTGGTGCACTACGAGGACGGGGCGGTGGGCGATTGGTGA